GGGCCGGGCAATCAGATCTTGTGGCGTGTTGTCGTGGAACGTCAGTAAACCGCCACGACTGCGAATACGTGCAGTATCGATCAAATACTGGGTGCTGGTCTCGATCAGCATGATCTGGATCACGCCGCTGTCCAGGCCAACGCGGTCCAGGGCTTGCTGATCGGTCCATTCGTCGGCGTTGCCGATACGGTCATCGGCTGCCGCAAAACGGCAATACAGCAGGTAATGAGCCCCCGCCGCGCGCGCTTCGGCCATGGCCTGTTCGAGGCCTTCGGGCTGACGGGCGCGACGCACCATGGGGAAATATTCGACAAAGCCGTTGAAGGCTTCCTCGGCCACCACATTCGGGCGTGGATACGCACTGCCAGGCGGCACGAAAGCGCCCTGGGCGATAAAGATAAAGGAGTCCGGCTGCACACGAATTGAAGCGGTGCGGCGCGTATCGCTGTGGTCGAGCAAGCCCGCGTCGCTCATCTGATAGCGGGTGCCTTCGGCCATATCGCTGACGGTCATGCAACCACTGAGCGCCAACGACGCCAGCAACAAAACCAGACTACGCATCCTATTCCTCCAGAGGCCGGTGACGGAAAACCGGCGAATAGGCGTGAGATGCAGAATCTGCGCCAGCTTGAATCAAATGTGGGAGGGGGCAAGCCCTGATGCCCTGTAGGAGCGAGCTTGCTCGCGAAAAACCCACAGGCACCGCGCTCATTCAGAAGGCACGCGTTATCGTTGACGTTTTTCGCGAGCAAGCTCGCTCCTACAGACCGCATCCACATTGGAGGAAGTTAGCCGCCAATGATCTTCATCACCGTCGCGCCGCCCGAGAAGGCCACTTCCTGCTTGTCGCCCAGGGCCTTCATCAGCAGACCTTGCAGCGCCGGCAGCGCCTGGTGGCGCGGCTTGTCCAGCAGGTCGCCGACATAGTGACGATTGCTCGAAGACAGGCAACCATGCAACCACCCCGTAGACGACAGCCGCAACCGTGAACAGGTGCGGCAGAACGGCACGCTTTCATTGGCAATCACGCCAAAGAAGCCCTTGCCCGGCACCTCGTAGCGCACCGCCGTAGCATCGACGGGCGCATTGGCCTGCAGGTATTCATGCTGTTCGCCGATCAGGCTGAGCAATTGTTGCAGGCTGACAAATTGCTGCAGGAAGGCATTGGAGTCCTTGGCCAAGTGGCCCATGCGCATCAATTCGATAAAGCGCAGCTCGTAGCCCCGCTCCAGGCAGTAATCGAGCAACGGCATTACCTGGTCCAGGTTCTGGCCGCGCAAGGGCACCATATTGACCTTGATCTTGATCCCGGCCGCGCGGGCCTGGTCCATACCGTCGAGCACGGTGGCCAGGTCACCACCGCGGGCGATGCTGCGGAAGGCGTCGGCATTCAGAGTGTCAAGGGACACGTTGATGCGCCGGATACCGGCGTCCACCAGCAGTGGCAGTTTGCGCGCCAGCAACTGGCCATTGGTAGTCAGGCTGATATCGCTGAGCCCCATCCGCCCCACCGCGTCCATGAAAGCTTCCAGCTTGGGGCTCACCAGCGGCTCACCACCGGTAATCCGCAGGCGCTCGATGCCGGCCGCTTCGATTAAGTAAGCCACGCCTCGCGCCATGGCCTGGGCCGAGAGTTCGTCCTGGGCAGCCACCAGCCGCTTGCCGTTGGGCACGCAATAGGTACAGGCGTAATTGCAGGCTGAGGTCAGGCTGATCCGCAAATTGCGAAATCGCCTGCCTTGACGATCAACGATCATGAACCACTCCGGCAGAGGATGAATCGGGGCGCACTAAAAGCTGACTGATAAATCAGCTTTTAGCAAGGGTCCTTGCCTGAGTATATTCCTGGGGTACTGCGCGTGGCAGCCAATCATCAAGTGGACGGCGATTCCACGGACGGCAGCTCGGCACTGTGCTTGCGCTTGTTGCCCATGCGCACGCCAATATCCATCAGGAACTGGAAGAACCCTTCCTGGTCTTCCAGCACATTGCTCCAGAACGGCGAGTGATACAGCGCCACAGCGCCATGCACCAAGGCCCAGGCGGCGCAGTAGTGGAAGTACGGAGGCACGTCTTCGAGCTTGCCTTCGCTGATACGGCCCTTGATCAGCAAGGTCAGGCGTTCAAAGTTCGAGGCGCGGATTTTGTGCAGTTCCTCGACCATTTCCGGCACTTGATGGCCCTTGACGACCTTTTCTTCCAGGCGGTCAAACAGGCGGTAGCGCTGCGGATCGCGCATGCGGAACTCGAAATAGGCCCGGGACAAGGCCTCTTTGTCCTTGTCGACATCGGCCGAATGCAGCAGCTCGTTCAAGTCACGCTCGTAGTCGAGCATCAGGCGCAGGTAAATCTCGGCCTTGGATTTGAAGTGCTTGTAGATAGTGCCTTTGCCGATACCCACGGCATCCGCGATCATCTCGACGGTGACGCTGTCTTCGCCTTGTTCGAGGAACAATTTGAGTGCGGTGTCGAGAATTTCCTGCTCACGGCGGCGAAACTCACGGACCTTACGGGGTTCTTTATGCATGAGGAAGAGGTCTGCAAAGGTCGGAATAGGAAGGGTTGCGCAAGCCAAGGATACGTGGCGATACGATTTACCCAATACGAGGGATTATCCCGACTGAACGGTCGTTGGGCAACGCCTATGTGAACCGGTTATGAACTTTACTTTCAGTACGCCAACGATTTGGCTGATATCAGTCAGAAACGATACGCGCCATTCAGACCTGCGCATCCGTTCAATGAGAACTCAAGGGAAGCGCGCGTATTCCAAATCTGTTTAAAAATCGATCAATCGAGACTGGACTGAATCCGAGAGTGATCAATACTTCAAGTGTCGGCGCGACATCTCCCCCAAGTGAAGCGTCGACCTGGGTACCGACGGACTGCGTGCCCTTGTTTTACTCCTAATGGTCTTAGCCCGGATTCCCCCCCCCGAACCCGGGTTTTTTTTGCCTGCGATTTTCTCCTGTAGGAGCGAGCTTGCTCGCGAAGAACTCATAGACACCGCGTTAATCCAGGATGCACGCGTTATCGTTGACGTTTTTCGCGAGCAAGCTCGCTCCTACAGTGCAAGGCAAGCGCGCTACGTCGCAGAACTAGTAGCGCCGGCCACATGGGCCAATGGAAACAGACGCTTGAAGTTCTCGGTCGTCTGTTCGGCGAAGCGCTCGTAGGACTCGCCGCGCAGCATCGCCAGGTAATCCGCCACGTCACGCACATACTCCGGCAGGTTCGGCTTGCCGCGATGGGGGATCGGCGCCAGGTACGGTGAATCGGTTTCCACCAGCAACCGGTCGGCAGGCACCTGGCGCGCCACATCACGCAACGCGTCGGCATTGCGGAAGGTAACGATGCCCGACAAGGAAATATAGAAGCCCAGGTCCAGGGCGGCCTTGGCCATCTCCCAGTCTTCGGTAAAGCAATGCAGCACACCGGCCTGGGGCAGCGCGGCTTCGCGCAGGAGGGTCAGGGTATCGGCGCGAGCCCCACGGGTGTGGACGATCACCGGTTTGCCGGTGTGTTGCCCAGCCTGCAGGTGCAGGCGGAATGAGGCCTGCTGCAGATCGGCGGCTTCCGGTTCGTAGTGATAATCCAGGCCGGTCTCGCCAATGGCGACGACGCGCGGGTGATTGAGTTCGCCGAGCAGCCAGTCCAGGGCCGGTGCTTCGCCGGGCTTGAGGTCCAGCGGGTGAATGCCCACCGAACAATCCACATCGGCGTAGCGATCAGCGAGGGCTTTGACGTCGGCGGCATTTTCAGCACTGACGCCAATGCACAGGAAGTGACCTACCCCGCGCTGGCGCGCAGCGTCGAGGGCGGCGTCCAGCGAGCCGTTGTGCTGGGCGAGATCAAGACGGTCAAGATGGCAATGGGAATCTACGAGCATGGGCAATTACAACTTGAGTAGTGTCTGGTCGACGATACACCCGTCGGCAAAGGAAATTAACGCCGGCCGAGCAAGCCGACCCATTGGACCAGCAGTGCTTCAAGCAACAGCACGCGGTTGAGGTTGGCCTTGCCGAGCACTTTCTGGCGCTGGGCGAGAATCCAGTCCTGAATGCTCAGCACCTTGTCCTGGGCACTTTTCTGCGCAAGGTATTGCACCACCTTACGCATGTCCGGCAAACCGAGGCCGTCTTCGTCCTGGGTCAACTGGTAGCGCAGGATCAGACTGGACCAGTCGCAGAACCAGTCGAACAACAGCAGCAGGGGAATGTCCTTCCACGCACTTTCGGCCAATTGCGTGGCGGACAGTTCCTGTTTGATCAGCTTCTTCACACCGTCTACCACCAGCGCACGTTGCTCTCGCACGCCCTGGGCCTGCAGCTTTACCGCCGCCAACGGGGAGCCTGCGGCCAGGGTCAGCAATTCGATTCGTTCTTGCGCCGAGCAATCCGGCAGCGCCTGCGCCAGCCATTGCAGACTCATGGCCTCGCTCGGCAACGGACACGCCTGTTGCACGCAACGGCTGCGAATGGTCGGCAACAAGCGGCTGGATTGATGGCTCACCAGCAACAGCACGGTGTCGCCGGACGGCTCTTCCAGACTCTTGAGCAACGCGTTGGCGGCGTTGATGTTCATGGCCTCCACCGGTTCGATCAGCACCACCTTGCGCCCGCCCATCTGCGCGGTTTGCACCACGAAGCTGACCAGGTCGCGCACCTGGTCGACCTTGATCGCCTTGTCCGCTTCCTCAGGCTCCAGCACATAGTTATCGGGGTGACTGCCGGCCTTCAGCAGCAGGCAGGATTTGCATGCACCGCAGGCCTGCAGCTCAACCGGGCGCTTGCACAACAGGCTGGCCATCAAACGCTCGGCCAGGGCACGTTTGCCAATGCCTGTCGGGCCGTGCAGCAAATAAGCGTGGGCGTGTTGGGCACGGCCGGCCAATTGCTGCCAGAGGCCGTCCTGCCACGGGTAGGCTTCAGCCACGGGCGCGCTCCAAAAGGGTGGGCAACAGCGCATCAAGGGCTTGCTGCACCTGAGCCAGCGGCTGGGCTGCGTCAAGCAGGTGATAACGCGCAGGCTCCGCCCTGGCACGCTCGAGGAACGCGGTGCGCACGACGTCGAAAAATGCCTGGCCTTCCAGCTCGAAACGATCCAGGCGACCGCGCGCGCTGGCGCGGGCCATACCCACTTCCACCGGCAGGTCGAACAGCAGGGTCAAGTCGGGGCGCAGATCACCCTGTACGAAGGTTTCCAGGGCAGCGATACGCTCCTGGCACAAGCCGCGACCACCGCCCTGATAGGCGTAGGTGGAGTCGGTAAAACGGTCGCAGATCACCACGGCACCGCGGGCCAGGGCTGGTCGGATCACCTCGGCCAGATGCTGGGCGCGGGCGGCGAACACCAGCAGCAGCTCGGTGTCGGGGTTCATTGGCTCCTCACCCGGCGTCAGCAATACCTCACGGATGCGCTCGGCCAGCGGCGTACCGCCGGGCTCACGGGTCAACACCACTTCGATGCCCGCGGCGCGCAGGCGCTCGGCCAGGTAATCGCGGTTGGTGCTTTTGCCGGCGCCTTCCGGGCCTTCGAGGGTCATAAACAAGCCGGTCACAGGCAGTCCTTAGTCAGAGTCATTGCGGGCTTTGCGGGGCGCTGGTGTCCGGCGCGGGGTCTACCGGTACGTCAATGGGCGGCACCGTATTCTCCAGCGGCTTGACCTGCGGTGCCGGGCTGGAGCGGTAATCGGCGCGGCGCTTGAGTTGAAACTCACGCACGGCGGCATTATGCGCATCCAGGTCATCCGAGAAAATATGGCTGCCATCGCCACGGGCGACAAAATACAGGCTGCTGCCCGGCACCGGATTCAGCGCGGCATGAATCGCCTCGCGGCCCACCATGGCGATGGGCGTCGGCGGCAGGCCGGCGATCATGTAGGTGTTGTAAGGGTTGGCTTCCTTGAGATGGGCGCGGGTCAGCTTGCCGTTGTAGCGCTCACCCAGGCCATAGATCACCGTGGGATCGGTCTGCAACATCATGCCCATCTTCAAGCGACGTACGAACACACCGGCAATTTGCCCGCGCTCTTCGGGCACACCGGTCTCCTTTTCCACCAGGGAGGCCATGATCAGCGCTTGATAAGGCTCGGTGTAAGGCACATCAGCGGCGCGCCTGCTCCACTCCTGGGCCAGCACATCGTCCAGGCGGTTGTAGGCTTTCTTCAGAAATTCGACGTCCGTCATGCCACGCACAAACCGGTAGGTGTCCGGAAAGAACCGTCCTTCAGGGAACACGCCAGGGTGGCCGAGCTTGTCCATCACTTCGTTGTCGCTGAGACCGGCAAGGGTCTGCACGATCTTTTCGTGCTTGGCCAGGGCCGAGCGTACCTGGCGAAAGTTCCAGCCTTCGACCAGGGTCAGGCTGTACTGCACCACTTCGCCACGTTGCCACAGGCCGATCAGGCCTTCGGCGGTGAGGCCCGGGGTCATGCGGTATTCGCCGCTGTGCAGCGGCTGGCCGTCGAGGTTCAAGCGCCAGTAAAGACGCAGCCAGAAGGCACCGTCGAGCACGCCATCGGCTTCCAGACGATTGAAGGTGCCGGTGGGCGTCGCCCCTGCCGGTACATCGAGCAACTGCTCCTGGGTCAGATGCAACGGCTGCTTCAGCGCAGCGTTGTATTTCCAGGCGCAAAAGCCCAACAGCAAAGCCGCCGAGAACAGACCGATCAGCAGCAGTACAACCAGTTTTCGTATCACTCAAATATCCAATAGCGCGCGAACAATGCCCTGCAGTTTACGGGTGAGCGGCCCAACCGACCAGCTCATCCCAGCGCACTTGCGTACCGGCCAGATGCCATAAATGCTGTTACAGACGAAGACTTCGTCAGCCTGTTGCAACTGCTCCAGGCGGATGTCGGCCACGGCCACCGGGACGCTCAGGGCTTGCGCCTGGGCCAGAATCTCGGCGCGCATCACCCCGGCAACGCCGCAACGCGTCAGATCAGCGGTTAGTAACACGCCGTTGCGCACCAGAAACAGGTTGCTGAACACGCCTTCGATGACACGCCCGGACCTATCCAGCATCAAGCCTTCGGCATGCTCGGCATCCCGCCATTCGGCGCGGGCGATCACCTGTTCAAGGCGGTTCAGGTGTTTGAGTCCGGCCAGCAGCGGTTGTTCGGCCAGGCGGGTGGCGCACGGGAACAGGCGGATGCCGTCGGTTCCATGGCTTTGGGGATAAGTGGCGGGCGGACCGCCCTGCAAGATACGGCGGACGGCGGCATCGGGATTGATGCCGTAACCCCGCTGGCTGTCGCCACGGGTAAGGATCAACTTGAGCACGCCATCGCCAAGGGCTGCGGCGTAGGCCAGCACTTCGCTGCGGACCAAAGTGTGATCCGCCGCCAATACGAGGCGCCTGCAGCCCTCATCAAGGCGCTGCAGATGACGGTCGAGCAGCAGCGGCTGCCCGGCCTTGACCGCGATGGTTTCAAACACACCATCGCCATACGCCAGGCCGCGATCTTTCAGGGGCACGCTGTCCGCTGGCTGACCGTCGACCCAGCTGTGCATCACTCGGCGAACCGGCGGAACACCAGCGAGCCGTTGGTGCCACCAAACCCGAACGAGTTGGAGATCACCACGTCGATCGGCATCGCTTGTGCTTCGTGCGGCACGAAGTTCAGATCGCAGCCTTCGTCCGGCTCATCAAGGTTGATGGTCGGCGGAGCGACCTGGTCCTTGATGGCCATCACACTGAAGATCGCCTCGACCGCACCCGCCGCGCCCAACAGATGGCCGGTCATGGATTTGGTGGAACTGACCGCCAGCTTGTAGGCGTGCTCACCGAACACCGACTTGATGGCCTCGGCTTCCGCCAGGTCACCGGTCGGCGTCGAAGTGCCATGGGCATTGATGTACTGCACCTGGTCAGCATTGACCTTCGCATCGCGCAAGGCGTTGGTGATGCAGCGTGCAGCACCGGCACCGTCGGACGGTGGCGAGGTCATGTGATAGGCATCGCCGCTCATGCCAAACCCGATCAGCTCGGCGTAGATGGTGGCACCACGCGCCTTGGCATGCTCCAACTCTTCAAGTACCAGGGCACCGGCACCGTCGGACAGCACGAAACCGTCACGGCCCTTGTCCCACGGACGGCTGGCGCGGGTCGGTTCATCGTTGCGGGTCGACAGCGCACGGGACGCGCCGAAGCCGCCCATGCCCAGGCCACAGGCGGCCATCTCGGCGCCACCGGCGATCATCACGTCAGCTTCATCGTAAGCAATGTTGCGCGCCGCCATGCCGATGCAGTGCGTGCCGGTGGTGCACGCCGTTGCGATGGCGTAGTTAGGCCCCTGTGCGCCCAGATGGATGGACAGGAAACCGGAAATCATATTGATGATCGAGCCCGGCACGAAGAACGGTGAAATTCGACGGGGGCCGGAATCGTGCAGCGTGCGACTGGTTTCTTCGATATTGGTCAGGCCACCAATCCCCGAACCCATGGCCACGCCGATGCGCTCACGGTTGGCGTCGGTGACTTCCAGGCCGGCGTTACGAACTGCCTGAAAACCGGCTGCCAGGCCGTACTGAATGAACAGGTCGAGCTTGCGCGATTCTTTGAGCGAGAGGTATTGCTCGACATTGAAACCCTTTACCGAGCCGCCAAAACGGGTGGAATAGGCAGAAAGGTCCGTGTGTTCGATCAGACCGATACCACTGTGGCCAGCCAGAATGCCCTGCCAACTGCTTGGCACATCCGTGCCCAGTGGCGACAACATACCCATACCGGTGACTACGACGCGTCTACGCGACACAGCACTCTCCTTTTTCTAATGACGACACTTTGCTTCGCAGCGTACTTTTCGTCACCGCTTAAAGAAAAAACCGCACGCCGTTACAGCAGTGCGGTTTTTCCCTGACAGCAGGCGACGACTACAAACTATTACGCCTGGTGGCTAGTAACGTAGTCGATGGCAGCTTGAACAGTAGTGATTTTTTCAGCTTCTTCGTCCGGGATTTCGGTCTCGAATTCCTCTTCCAGAGCCATCACCAGCTCAACGGTGTCAAGGGAATCGGCACCCAGGTCTTCTACGAAGGAAGCCGTGTTGACCACTTCTTCTTCCTTAACGCCCAGTTGCTCGGCGACGATTTTCTTGACGCGCTCTTCGATGGTGCTCATACCTTGTTTAACTCCTAATGGACAAATTCAGGCAGCTGGCCAGTGGGTAAGTGTATAGAAAGCCATTTCGGTTTTTCAACCGAAAGCTTCATCCTGTACCCGCCCGGCCACCTGCCTATAAATTAAGTTGCAGCTTTATAACGGATTTTAGACAGCTCGTATGACATATTTTTGAAGCGATCCGTCACAATTTAACTCATGTACATCCCGCCGTTCACCGGGATTGTAGCCCCAGTCACGTATGCCGCACCGTCGGATGCCAGAAAAGTGACCACATTCGCGATCTCTTGAGCCTGGCCCAGACGGCCCAGCGGAATCTGCGTCAGCAAGGCTTCACGCTGTGCTTCGGGCAGTTCGCGGGTCATATCGGTGTCGATGAACCCTGGAGCCACCGAGTTTACCGTAATCGACCGCGAACCGACTTCACGTGCCAGTGCACGGCTGAAACCTTCCAGACCGGCCTTGGCCGCAGCGTAGTTTACTTGGCCGGCGTTGCCCATGGCACCCACTACTGAGCCAATATTGATAATTCGACCCCAGCGCGCCTTGGTCATGCCGCGCAAAACGCCCTTGGAGAGGCGGAACAGACTGTTCAGATTGGTATCGACCACGTCGTACCATTCGTCGTCTTTCATGCGCATCATCAGGTTATCGCGGGTGATACCGGCATTGTTCACCAGAATCGCCGGGGCACCGAACTGAGCGGTGATCGCGGCCAGCACGGCCGCCACGGACTCGTCACTGGTCACGTTCAGCTCGAGACCGGTGCCCTGCACGCCGTTTTCCTTCAGGGTTGCGGCGATACGCTCGGCCCCCGAGGCGGACGTGGCGGTGCCGATCACGACGGCGCCCTGACGGCCCAGTTCCAGGGCGATCGCCTGGCCGATGCCACGGCTTGCGCCGGTAACCAGTGCAACTTTACCTTGCAGACTCATGCAGGCTTCTCCTAAGTTCGGGGATCAGGCCAGCGCCGCACGAGCGGCAGCGAAGGCATCCGGGGTATTGAGGTTGGCAGTCGATACGCCGTCGGCGCAGCGCTTGTTCAGGCCGGCCAGGACTTTGCCCGGGCCGCACTCGACCAGTTCGGTAGCGCCGTTGGCGGCCAGGGTCTGCACCGACTCAACCCAGCGTACCGGCTTGTAGAGTTGCTCCAGCAGGTCACGCTTGAGGGTGTCCAGATCAGGAGCCACCGCCGCGCTGACGTTCTGCACCAGCGGGATCTGCGGCGCCTGCCAGTTAATGTCGGCGATGGACTCGGCAAAACGCTCGGCCGCCGGGCGCATCAGTTCGCAGTGCGATGGCACGCTGACCGGCAACGGCAGCGCACGCTTGGCGCCACGCGCCTTGCAGCCTTCGATGGCGCGTTCTACCGCCGCCTTGGCACCCGCGATGACCACCTGGCCAGGGGAGTTGAAATTCACCGCGCTGACCACGTCGCCCTGCGCCGCTTCGGCGCAGGCTTCGATCACCACCGCGTCATCCAGACCCAGGATAGCGGCCATACCGCCCTGCCCGGCCGGAACGGCCTCCTGCATCAACTGGCCACGACGCTCGACCAGCTTGACCGCTTCACCGAGGGTCAGGCTGCCCGCCGCCACCAGGGCGCTGTACTCGCCCAAGCTGTGACCGGCAACGAATGCCGGGCGCGCGCCGCCTTCAGCCAGCCACAAGCGCCACAGGGCGATCGAAGCGGTCAGGATGGCCGGTTGGGTCTTGTCGGTTTGATTGAGTTGCTCTTCCGGCCCCTGCTGGGTCAGTGCCCACAGGTCGTAACCCAGGGCCTCGGAAGCTTCCTTGAAAGTGTCCAGGATCAGCGGATATTGCGCGCCCAGCTCGGCCAACATGCCGAGGGACTGCGAACCCTGCCCTGGAAAGACGAATGCGAGGGATGTAGACATGTAACAAGCCCCTAATGATCTGGTCGTCAAAAATGCGCACGCCTACGGTGGGAGCGCACGAAACTGACAGATTGGATGGTCAATTGAACTGGCCGGTCACATTTAAGCACTCCCGGGCCGATTCGCCTAAAGCAACAGCTCCTCAAGACGACCGCGCACGCGTTGCGGCAGGTTTTCCTGAATCTCGATCACGGCCCGCGCAATCGCACTCTGAAAGCCCTCGACACCCGCCGAGCCATGGCTTTTCACCACAATGCCCTGCAATCCGAGAAAACTCGCACCGTTGTGCCGCGCCGGGGCCAGGTCGGCCTGCAGACGGCGCATCAGCGGCAGCGCCAGGGCGCCAACCGCACGCGACATCAGGTTCTGCTTGAACAGCACTTCAATGCGTGTGGCGATCATGGTCGCCAAACCTTCGCTGGATTTGAGCAGGATATTGCCGACAAACCCGTCGCACACCACCACATCCGCTTCGCCTCGGTACAAACCGTCACCCTCGACAAAACCGATATAGTTCAAGCCCGGCGCACCTTGCAACAAAGTAGCGGCCAGCTTGACCTGCTGGTTGCCCTTGATCTCCTCGGTGCCGATATTCAGCAGGGCCACCCTTGGCCGGACCACGCCCAGGGCTTCGGCGGCCACCGAGCCCATCACGGCGAACTGGAACAGGTGCTCTGCACTGCAATCGACGTTCGCGCCCAGGTCCAGCAATTGGCAATAACCTTGCTGCGTAGGAATCGCCGCCACCATCGCCGGCCGATCAATGCCCGGCAGGGTCTTGAGCAC
This genomic stretch from Pseudomonas orientalis harbors:
- the plsX gene encoding phosphate acyltransferase PlsX gives rise to the protein MSAQVIAIDAMGGDFGPRSIVQACIASLSATPSLHLTLVGQPSLLEELIASHPAVDRARLTVTAASETITMDEKPAAALRGKPDSSMRVALELLRDAKVQACVSAGNTGALMALSRHVLKTLPGIDRPAMVAAIPTQQGYCQLLDLGANVDCSAEHLFQFAVMGSVAAEALGVVRPRVALLNIGTEEIKGNQQVKLAATLLQGAPGLNYIGFVEGDGLYRGEADVVVCDGFVGNILLKSSEGLATMIATRIEVLFKQNLMSRAVGALALPLMRRLQADLAPARHNGASFLGLQGIVVKSHGSAGVEGFQSAIARAVIEIQENLPQRVRGRLEELLL